A single window of Cervus canadensis isolate Bull #8, Minnesota chromosome 17, ASM1932006v1, whole genome shotgun sequence DNA harbors:
- the LOC122455329 gene encoding 60S ribosomal protein L7a-like — translation MLKGKKAALAPAMVKKQEAKKVVNPLFEKRSKNFGTGQDIQPKRDLNCFVKWPRYIQLQQQMAILYKRLKVPPAINQFTQALDQQTSTQLLKLAHKYSPETKQEKEQRLLAREEKTSSKLPTKRSPVLRAGVNTVTTLVENKNAHLVVIAHDMDPIKLMVFLPTLCRKIGVPYCIIKGKARLGRLIHRKTCTIAAFTQVNSEDKSALAKLVEAIRTNYNDRYDKICHHWGGNVLRLKSVALIAKLEKVKAKKLATKLG, via the coding sequence ATGCTGAAGGGGAAGAAGGCGGCCCTGGCTCCCGCTATGGTGAAGAAGCAGGAGGCCAAGAAGGTGGTCAACCCCCTTTTCGAGAAAAGGTCCAAGAATTTTGGCACTGGACAGGACATCCAACCCAAAAGGGACCTCAACTGCTTCGTCAAATGGCCCCGCTACATCCAGCTGCAGCAGCAAATGGCTATTCTCTATAAGCGGCTGAAAGTGCCTCCTGCAATTAACCAATTCACCCAGGCCTTGGACCAACAAACATCTACTCAACTACTTAAGCTGGCCCACAAGTACAGTCCAGAGACAAAGCAAGAGAAGGAGCAGAGGTTGCTGGCCCGAGAGGAGAAAACTTCCAGCAAGCTGCCCACCAAGAGGTCACCTGTCCTTCGAGCAGGGGTCAACACTGTCACCACCTTGGTGGAGAACAAGAATGCTCATCTGGTGGTAATTGCTCATGACATGGATCCCATCAAGCTCATGGTCTTCCTGCCCACACTGTGCCGAAAGATAGGGGTTCCCTACTGCATCATCAAGGGGAAGGCCAGGCTGGGGCGCCTGATCCACAGGAAGACCTGCACCATCGCGGCCTTCACACAAGTCAACTCGGAGGACAAGAGTGCCCTGGCTAAGCTGGTGGAAGCCATCAGGACCAATTACAATGATAGGTATGACAAGATCTGCCACCACTGGGGAGGCAATGTTCTGAGGCTGAAGTCAGTGGCTCTCATCGCCAAGCTGGAAAAGGTGAAGGCCAAAAAGCTGGCCACCAAACTGGGCTGA